The Brassica oleracea var. oleracea cultivar TO1000 chromosome C6, BOL, whole genome shotgun sequence genomic interval AAGATCAAGAAAGAGTAGTTAGTAGTCGTCGCTCTGTATATTATAATCTTCCCAAACAAAGTTGGCGTTGCTCACCAACGACCTGATTTCTCTACTTTAAGACATAACTCTTGTTCGTTTCATCTAGCAGAACAGAGTTATAACGAGCTTTTCTTTGTTTGTCTTCGGGTTTGTGAGGTGAAAATGGAGAACAAGACCGATCATGGAAACGAAGATGGTCCGAAACATAGCCAAGTGGTGAAGATAAAGAAAGAATTTGAAAAGATAAGGCAGCCATCGCTGCAGCAACCGGAGATGAGAAGGGTCCTCGCCGAGATCAAGAGACGTCAACGTTCACGTTCACCACTCGGCTTAGGTGAGAGATCTATTCCCGTTGGGAACTGATCTCACCTTTGTAATAGAGAGATGTATATAATACTAGTGGTTGAAGAAGAACCTCCTTACGAGAGAGGTTCTTAATACTTAGTGTCTTGCAGACTTTCTTGTGTATATGTCTTCATGTAAATACTCTTTGGTATGAATATGATCTATGAATCTCCCTTCTTTGCAGAGTAAAACTCTTTAATACTATGATGTTAACATAAAAAAACACAGAAGCAAGAACTTCTTCAGAATAAACAAAAGAACTCAATAGAAGACACTAGCCATGTCGTGATGTTTGAAGATAGGTATTGTCACTATTAAGTATTAACTGTAAGAATACTCCTTGAGACACCCAAAACATGTTATTGATTCAACCAAAGGAAGAGCTCTTAAGAGCCTTGAAGAATGAAACAAAGCACATGGAGCTTATAAGTTTCCTTCTGTCAAAGAAGAACCAATCTGTCGCATTAGAGGATAAACTGGACTAAACTCTTTGTCCCCTCTCGACCTGATCTTCACTGCATAATCATCCAAAGTCGCTTTTATCC includes:
- the LOC106300285 gene encoding uncharacterized protein LOC106300285; the encoded protein is MENKTDHGNEDGPKHSQVVKIKKEFEKIRQPSLQQPEMRRVLAEIKRRQRSRSPLGLGERSIPVGN